A region of the Deltaproteobacteria bacterium genome:
AACGCAGGTCATGCAGCCGGTGCACTCCGGCGTCCACACCGACGGCTTCTCGTGGACGCGGATCTCCACCGGGCACGCCCGGGTGCACGCCCGGCAGTCGATGCACGCCTCCGCGTCCCGCACCACCCGCTGGGGGGAGAGCCAGCTCACCAGCCCGAGCAGCGCGCCGTACGGGCAAAGGTGGCGGCACCAGAAATACTTCACGACGATCGAGAGCGCGACCAGGACCGCGAGCGTCGCCGCGGTCGTCCCGCTCATCTCGGTGAAGAACAGCAGCATCTTCGCGTCGGCGGCGTAGTTGTACGCCCCCTTCTGGAACTTCAGGATCGCCATCGCGTCCATCATCACCACGACCGCCCAGAGGAAGAGGGCCAGCAGCAGATACTTGATCGAGCAGAGCGCCTGGTCCGCCCACGAGGGGAGGAGGACCTCCGCCTTCCGCCGCCTCCAGATCGTCCTCTGGCCGACCCACGCGAGGAAGCGGGAGATCCCGCCGACCGGGCAGACCCAGGAGCAGAGGACCTTCCGGGCGAGGAAGGCGGACGCGATCGCCGCGACCAGGATGACGAGCCCCGCCGGGTGGACCTCGTCGAAGTTCCCGGTCAGGAGGAAATATTTGAGGGACATCAACGCGCTGATCGGCAGGAACGCCTCCACGACGGGGGGCCGGTGCGCCGTCACGGGGCCGCCGGAGGTGAGCTGCGAGTAAAAGGAGTGGAACTCCACCCCGACGAGCGCGAAGAAGAGGACGTAGATCCCCTGCACGACGGCGCGCAAAGTCGGGAGGATCTTGTACGGGTTGCGCCATCGGTGGTCCGTCATCGTGTCGAATCCCTCGCCGGACGTTCTGGGTGCCTGAACCACTCCATCTTTCCGCGGAACCGGTGCGTCGATCCTTGACCTGGCTCAAATCCCGAACGTACACTGAATACACCAATCCATAAATACGGTAACGTATCGGGAAGACATTGCGGAAGGCGCACGCACCCCGGCGAAGCGGCCGCAGGAGGGGGGGCGCCCCACTCCCGTAAGAAATACGCTCCCTGGGGTACCCCCGCTGTAGGAAGAACGGGGGGCACAGTGAGGCC
Encoded here:
- a CDS encoding 4Fe-4S binding protein, whose amino-acid sequence is MTDHRWRNPYKILPTLRAVVQGIYVLFFALVGVEFHSFYSQLTSGGPVTAHRPPVVEAFLPISALMSLKYFLLTGNFDEVHPAGLVILVAAIASAFLARKVLCSWVCPVGGISRFLAWVGQRTIWRRRKAEVLLPSWADQALCSIKYLLLALFLWAVVVMMDAMAILKFQKGAYNYAADAKMLLFFTEMSGTTAATLAVLVALSIVVKYFWCRHLCPYGALLGLVSWLSPQRVVRDAEACIDCRACTRACPVEIRVHEKPSVWTPECTGCMTCVSSCPVRDCLTVARKGKASWSPWWIPVAGLGTIFLFWGAARITGHWHNDVPLPQLAEAYRQAKGLLHP